Below is a window of Candidatus Equadaptatus faecalis DNA.
TTGAGAGCTGAAATAACATCTGACGTAATGTCTATTCCGCCTGCGAACGTGGCGTCTTTTTCCATTACGACGGTGATTTTCTTTGCCTGTGCCACCTTGCGGATTGCAAGGTCAACGTCTTTGAGAAGCGGCGCCATAAGTCCGCGCTGCTCTTTGGCAAGTTCCATCTGTTTCTGCTGGATAGCTTCGTATTTTTTCTGATCGCTTGCAGCTTTGTTGAAGGCCGCTTCAGCTTCGCTTTTCTTCTTCTGATCCGCAGCT
It encodes the following:
- a CDS encoding OmpH family outer membrane protein is translated as MRKTAAILIFVSLFTLCASVAAFAADDVIGVVEFQRCVASHPKFQQVQNQMKAADQKKKSEAEAAFNKAASDQKKYEAIQQKQMELAKEQRGLMAPLLKDVDLAIRKVAQAKKITVVMEKDATFAGGIDITSDVISALK